The DNA region GCTGCGCTCTTTGCATAGCGACGGCGCGTGATGCTTCAGGATCTTGTAACTGCCGATAAAAATCACGAATCAATTGTGATGAAGCAATATCATCCACTTTCCACAACGTACCCACTGCACTGCGTGCACCTGCTTTAATGGCCACGCCCGATAATCCCAGGGCAGCCCGCTCATCACCTTGAGCGGTTTCGCAAGAACTTAGAACCAGAAGTTCTAGTGGTGTATCTCTGAACTTGAACATGCCGATCTGCGCAGCTAACTGATTAATACTCACGCGGCCGTCATAGGCCAAAATAAAACTACTGTCAGCATCACCTGAAAATTTGCCATGAGTTGCGATATGCAACACGTTGAGGCTTTTATCCTCCAGACCATCTTTTAGGCTGCTCTTTGTAAACTCTTCATTAAGAAGTAACTCGCCTGCATAAATATCACGCACACCATCAAGCTCTTCAGGGACATATTCAAGAGGTGGAAAACCCTGTACAGATTGGCTCAGACCAACGTAGAGTGCTTTGATGTGGCTGCGGTCAAGTGGCGTTGGATCGGTCAGCTCCACCCCCGGCGTTATTGCGACAGCATATTTTTCAATCAGGAATTTTTCACCATCAAAAAGTGCTGCAATGGGAATGGTACGCAGCGCACCATCTGGAACGAAGACTAAAGTATCAATATTTAAAGATAGAAGATCATCCTCAAAAGGAGTGATTAACCACTGGTAAAGCTGTTGTCCATGAGGGCGGTATTGGTTTGTTGTACGCTTCTCCAATAACCGACGAAATTGGTGAATCTCAGCGCTCAGTCTGTCGAAACCTACAGGTACGCTGTAACGCTTCATTTCACCACTAGGGAAATTCAGCAACAGCTCCAGCCGATCTTCAAGCATAATCGGATAGATCACTACGGCTGTGGGAGATATTTTGCTTACATCCTTGACTTTGGCCTGCAATTTATCAACGCATTCATCCTGAAAATAGTCGCGCAGTTCAGCGGCTTTCATCTGCTCCACCGTGTCACGCGCAGAGCGCAACAGATTTGTTATTTTGATTTTATCCTGACTCTTTTCTGCACCTTTAAGCAACAGATCAACCAGTTGCAAATAAACCTGCCCTGTCGATGTTTCGCCCATTGAGGTTTTAAAGGCAGGCTGTAAATTCTGTAACAACTTAATGGCTTGTCGGTAGGCATCAATGGCCGCGCTGCTTTGACCCAATGCGGCAAATAATCGACCTTTTTGCCATTGCCACAGAAACATTGGATGTTTTGCATCGACTTGTTGGGCACGAAAAATGGCTCTGCGGGTAAAAGTCAACGCTTCTTGATAACGTTGCTCGGTTTCAAAAAGTTCTCCGGTATAACCCAAAGCGTAAGAAATAGTTTTAATCTCATTAGCCCGAGCTGAAATTTTTGCTGCTCTGTTGAATAGGGTAAAGGCATATATACGTAATGTGTGCCCGGGGTCGACAAGCTTCTCATCAATCTGCGCCAAGGTACGCCCGAGATTGATCAACAGATAGGAAATTTCCTGCGGAGTGAAGCCATCCTGGGGGATTGCTAATGCTTGATAGGCAAGTTTTTTTGCTTCATCAGGTTGGCCATTTTGCAATGTGAGCCTTGCAGCATTAGCCAGCGATTGCGCAGCAAGCAACCATTGACCGTCTTGCTTTGCCAGCTCTGCACTATGAATATAAGATGTGATGGTTTGCTTTGAAGCCGATTCAGCACTGTTTTTTTGTGCATAAAGCTCAGAAGAAAACCCTGACAGACAAAAACATACAATCAGAACGAGCCATAAAACCAGCTTGTTGTGATGATTACCATAACACCACCCGCAGTACATTCGAGCATCCTTTTAACAATGAATAGCTATTGCCTTCATCCCTGGCGGTGTTATCACTCCCCCGCAACAAGTTACGAGTCGTTTCCGAATTGATAAGCAACTAAGAATACTCCAGATATTTTAATATATCACGTTATTATTCACAAAAATTCTGTATAAAAATCACATTATTAGAGTCTATATGTACGATTCCTTACCCCTCAACCTCTTTTTTTCCATAAAAGCGCAAGCCCAGCACCAACAGCAAGCCCCGAATAGTTCACGAGCAAATCAATAGATTCCGCGACTCGGCCATCTATAAAAACCTGCAAAAATTCTGTGAAAATGCCTAATAAAACCAGGTCAATAACAATCATCCACCACTGTTTTTCATCTAACGATTTTACAAGCAGAAAAGCGACGATAAGAAATAACAAGAAGTGAGAGAGCGTATCAATATCAAAGGTAAATGAATGGCTTATTTTGTAAGAGATATCCGGCAATTGGCTCAGCAGGGCATCTCGCACGCCCCCTGGCATTGCCATCCCGACAAGAAGCAAGCCAACAAAAGCCAGAGTTTTAATATGTTGCAGGCCAAGGGATTTTAAGTCATCCCACATTAACCATACAATCATAACCATCCAGATAATGAGCCCAAAAATTTTAAAATAAGCGGCTTCTGCTTTGATCAGCACAGGCTTCAGACTGATATTTTGAACGCGTATAATTCCTGCTACCTGTGCAATATTTGCACCCACACGTATCGACTTTGTGTTTGGTTTTAGCTCAAATACATGCTCATAATACTTCCAGTCACTGTCTCCCCAAGGCAGTGATACGACATTGGTGCCGATTTTTTTGTCATTTTCGTCATGAAAAACTGCAATTAAACGACCTCTTTGCCAACCCTCTTCTCCTTTGGCCACAGAGTCTGTTTCAGCTTTTCCTGAGAGACGTAAAAACTTGACACCAGAAAACTCTCTGACTCTTTGGTATATGAATATATTTTGACCCGACTCCATTGCGTAAAGCGCAACAATACCCGGAAGATCACTCTCAACACTATTTAAACCTGAAGTCCCCCACCCTTCAAACCCATTTTCAAATCCAGGATTTTTTAACAGCTCTCCACCCACCACTTCGTAAGGCTTGTAATAATTCATATATACAACCGTTAATCCAGAAAACAGCAATAGTGCAATAAAAAAAAGACATGGCTTACCAAAAAATCTATTTTTATACTTGATATTCATTGTTATTTTCCTGAATTAAATACAAAATAAACCATTGACTCACCACAGATAATAGTTTAAAAATAAATTTTTTAAGACACATAATTATAATTTCATAATTTTTGGGTTAAAAAGGAAACTAATCCAGCTTTTAATAACCGAAGTTAAAGAGCGGGTTATTATTTTACGAAATTTTGCCGCACAGTGAAGTTTCCCACTTAACGAACTTAACTTAAAGGAAGGAATAATTTATGCAAAAAAGTTATTTATGTTCCAATAAAGTTCTGGGGGTTCACCACAGACAGCCAAGTAAGACCCGCTCATATTTAAAATTATTAATATCGTTGCACTGCGCTCTTCTTGTTGTATCCTTGTTTATAAGTTCAGCGCATGCAGCCACTGACATGAAGCTTGAATATAAAGAGCAAAATGGACAGGTTCATATGCGGTGTAATTTTGGAGATACAACCGATGTCTTTTGTGAGGAGGGTGTTAGAGCGGGGGAAAACCAAACACCATTTCTTTATGAAACAATCACTGGTGATGATGGCAATAGCTACATTCACATGATCATAGGTGATCCAGATGAGGCTTTCGCTCAGGAAGTTTATATCAGAGGGAGCTACTCATCTGACGGGGCAGGCACAGCTAACGGTGCGACGATCCCGCTCATTAATGGCAGCATTGATCTTGTTAATTTTAATCCACTCAGCTCTTTAGGACAAGGCACTGCCAATCCAACCAAAGTCATCATGCGTCAAGACATAAAAGGTACTGATATATCTATGGTATTCATCAAAGATAACCTGCTGACCAAACCAAAAATGACACAAATAGTCACGAGCGAAGATATGGTTTCAGAGTTTATTGTTGATATGTCCGCAATTGCTTATGATGACAAAAGCACGCCGACTGAAATCATTAACAATTTGACATTCTCTAGCTCAGAGATACCCGGCGATGGCGGCTCATTCAACATGATTGAAAATGGTGACAACGTCACTGTTGATGCAGGCCTTTATACTTATGTCGAAGGTACAGGTACATTCGGATCAGAAGGCACTTATGATTATGACGGCAGTGAATTCAACATGGATCAGCCTTGGGAAGATTATGCCATTCCTGAAATGAATCCATCCAACCCATTCCCGAATTAACAGTACCTACAAATAGTTGACGACTTCTTCCATACGTCGACGTGGTTTTTGCTCAGGTAACTCTGCAGGGTAGCCCACACTTAGCAGAGCCACCGGCACACTCCCCTGCTCAGAACCCACAATACCAGCAACTGTTTTTTCAGAAAAATGACCCACCCAGGTTGAGGCCATTCCAGCCGCAACAATCGCTAATTGAGCATAACTTGCCGCAATTGTCGCATCCTGAATTGCATAGAGCTTTTCTCCACGCTCACCATACATTTTTGACGAACGTTCATGATCGGCGCAAAAAACCAGGCAGACAGGTGCTTGAGCAATAAACTTTTGATTCTCGGCGGCTTGACTTAAAGCCATGCGCGTCTCTCCATCTTCGACCACAAAAATTTTATAGGACTGCAAATCACCTGCACTCGGCGCTGCACACGCCATTTCCAGTATTGCATTCAGTTTCTCACGCTCAACAGCAACATCGGCTTGATACTGGCGCACTGAATGACGATGGCGAACGGTTTCAAAAAAATCCCACATTCATATCTCTCCCAAAGTTTTAGATAACTTTTCAATCTCTGGGCTTTCAGGATAGTTCAGTTTGAACACCTGAAAAGCTTCATCTGCCAGATTTCCCATACCCAGAACCACATACGCCCGCACCATCAGCGCTAATGCATCGGCTACCGATGCGCTTCGGTGGTATTTTTCAACCACTTGCTTTGCTCTGTTTGCAGCAGCAACATACGCACCCCGCCTCATGTAATAATCGGCTACATACAGTTCATGTCGGGCACGTTTATTTTTCAAGTAAACAATTCGTTGCACGGCATCTGCCGCATAAACACTTTCAGGAAAATTTACAATCACATCATAAAAGTAGCGGAGTGCCTCATCCGTGCTCCGTGGATCACGCTCGGCTGTATCCAATGATAGTATCTGGTCAATTGAATCCATTCCCTGATCAAAACGAGCCAACCCTTTCAGGTAGTAAGCATAATCAACATTTTTATGGCGCGGATATGATCGAATGAAATAGTTAGCAGAAGAGATGGCTGACTCTGGTTCATTATATTGATAATAAGCATATGCAACATCAAGCTGTGCCTGCTGTGCATATTCGCCAAAAGGGTAACGTGATATCAGCGTCTCATAATCTTCAATGGCAAACTGATAATCTTCACGATCCAGTGCTGATTTTGCCTCACTGTATAGCTTGGATGCAGACCAGTTTTCAGGATCCTCAATTTGAACACCCGTCGAAGAACAACCTGCCATAATAAAAGATATGCTCATCATGACCCATAAACGAAATTTTTGAATTGCAACGATCTGTTTCACGTGACTTAATAACTCCCTCTTTCAGAGATTTTTTTATGTGTCCCTATTCTACGTATCCAGGGCCTGTTTTTCACCAACCCTTGGGGTAACGAATCAATTGCATTTTCAGCCATAGAAATAGTTGGAAATGCACCATAAAGCAAGACATACCAAATTCCGCCCCCATACTCAACTGGGTAATATACATAAGTTTTGGATGAAAAGAGATCATACTGATCAATAATTTCAATCATCTCCTCTTCATTAGAGGTCATTAACAGTTGAAAGGTATAATCTGAAGCACTTTGAGCATGAAACCAGGCTGCGTTTCCCCAACCCATACGATCAACTTCAGAGACTTCAACCTCAGGCGCTTTCTCAACGACCGCTGCTTCAGTCTGTTGAACACGAGTATCACTGCTTTCATTCAGACCCAGTAAGTTATAACTTTGAGTCAAAATATCCAGAGCATCAATTGCCGCCGGAGTATTTTTATAATTTTCAATAATATACTTGGCATAGACAACGGCTTCTTTATACTTTCCGTCATTCAATGCCATACGTGCCCGACCGACATCATTTTCAGTCAGTTTATCACGCAAGAACGTCATTCTCTGAATGCTATCATATGCATACTTACTTTCAGGAAACCGATTAACGAGTGCTGAAAAACTTTGGTAGGCTTGACGTATACTTTCATCTGACGAGTCAGAATTTTTTGAGTCTTGCTCCAGTCCAAGATCAAAGAGCGCCAACCCTTTTGAGTAATAGGCATAATCCAGTTTACTGCTTACGGGGTATTTTTCTATATATTTTTCCGCAATAGAAATTGAATCATTCAACTGCTTCTGTTTGTAATAAGCATAAACCAATTGTAATGTCGCTTTTTCAGTTTCAGGGGCATCAGGGTATCGTTTTATCTGGGTTTTAAACTCATTGATTGCCGTCGTAAAGTGACTTTGCTTGACCCGTTCTATCCCCACGTCATAATGATATCTCGTTGACTGAGATGAGTCGTGTTTAACCTGTTGCTGGGAACACCCCGTTGCGGCCAGTAATAATCCAACCATTATGAGTGTTTTTTTCAATCGCATGACAACCGCGCCTCATTCTTAGTATAAGATAACTGTTATTAAAGGTACTTCAACAATAGTCAGTAATTTTATGAATCACTCACCAATGTTACAAGCCGATATTCCTGAATCAATGTCTGGTAAAAGGCTCGACTGGGTTTTAGCCAATTTATTTGTCGATTATTCACGTTCAAAACTACAGCAATGGTTGCACGACGGGCATATCATAATCAACAACAAAACAGGTCTTCCGGGGAAAACCAAAGTCTCAGGCGGTGAGCATGTGACCTTGCACCCTGTTTTAGAGAAG from Gammaproteobacteria bacterium includes:
- a CDS encoding CHAT domain-containing protein, which codes for MYCGWCYGNHHNKLVLWLVLIVCFCLSGFSSELYAQKNSAESASKQTITSYIHSAELAKQDGQWLLAAQSLANAARLTLQNGQPDEAKKLAYQALAIPQDGFTPQEISYLLINLGRTLAQIDEKLVDPGHTLRIYAFTLFNRAAKISARANEIKTISYALGYTGELFETEQRYQEALTFTRRAIFRAQQVDAKHPMFLWQWQKGRLFAALGQSSAAIDAYRQAIKLLQNLQPAFKTSMGETSTGQVYLQLVDLLLKGAEKSQDKIKITNLLRSARDTVEQMKAAELRDYFQDECVDKLQAKVKDVSKISPTAVVIYPIMLEDRLELLLNFPSGEMKRYSVPVGFDRLSAEIHQFRRLLEKRTTNQYRPHGQQLYQWLITPFEDDLLSLNIDTLVFVPDGALRTIPIAALFDGEKFLIEKYAVAITPGVELTDPTPLDRSHIKALYVGLSQSVQGFPPLEYVPEELDGVRDIYAGELLLNEEFTKSSLKDGLEDKSLNVLHIATHGKFSGDADSSFILAYDGRVSINQLAAQIGMFKFRDTPLELLVLSSCETAQGDERAALGLSGVAIKAGARSAVGTLWKVDDIASSQLIRDFYRQLQDPEASRAVAMQRAQREMLNDIRFKHPGYWSAYILINGWL
- a CDS encoding VanZ family protein yields the protein MNIKYKNRFFGKPCLFFIALLLFSGLTVVYMNYYKPYEVVGGELLKNPGFENGFEGWGTSGLNSVESDLPGIVALYAMESGQNIFIYQRVREFSGVKFLRLSGKAETDSVAKGEEGWQRGRLIAVFHDENDKKIGTNVVSLPWGDSDWKYYEHVFELKPNTKSIRVGANIAQVAGIIRVQNISLKPVLIKAEAAYFKIFGLIIWMVMIVWLMWDDLKSLGLQHIKTLAFVGLLLVGMAMPGGVRDALLSQLPDISYKISHSFTFDIDTLSHFLLFLIVAFLLVKSLDEKQWWMIVIDLVLLGIFTEFLQVFIDGRVAESIDLLVNYSGLAVGAGLALLWKKRG
- a CDS encoding nitroreductase family protein is translated as MWDFFETVRHRHSVRQYQADVAVEREKLNAILEMACAAPSAGDLQSYKIFVVEDGETRMALSQAAENQKFIAQAPVCLVFCADHERSSKMYGERGEKLYAIQDATIAASYAQLAIVAAGMASTWVGHFSEKTVAGIVGSEQGSVPVALLSVGYPAELPEQKPRRRMEEVVNYL
- a CDS encoding outer membrane protein assembly factor BamD; the protein is MKQIVAIQKFRLWVMMSISFIMAGCSSTGVQIEDPENWSASKLYSEAKSALDREDYQFAIEDYETLISRYPFGEYAQQAQLDVAYAYYQYNEPESAISSANYFIRSYPRHKNVDYAYYLKGLARFDQGMDSIDQILSLDTAERDPRSTDEALRYFYDVIVNFPESVYAADAVQRIVYLKNKRARHELYVADYYMRRGAYVAAANRAKQVVEKYHRSASVADALALMVRAYVVLGMGNLADEAFQVFKLNYPESPEIEKLSKTLGEI
- the bamD gene encoding outer membrane protein assembly factor BamD — its product is MRLKKTLIMVGLLLAATGCSQQQVKHDSSQSTRYHYDVGIERVKQSHFTTAINEFKTQIKRYPDAPETEKATLQLVYAYYKQKQLNDSISIAEKYIEKYPVSSKLDYAYYSKGLALFDLGLEQDSKNSDSSDESIRQAYQSFSALVNRFPESKYAYDSIQRMTFLRDKLTENDVGRARMALNDGKYKEAVVYAKYIIENYKNTPAAIDALDILTQSYNLLGLNESSDTRVQQTEAAVVEKAPEVEVSEVDRMGWGNAAWFHAQSASDYTFQLLMTSNEEEMIEIIDQYDLFSSKTYVYYPVEYGGGIWYVLLYGAFPTISMAENAIDSLPQGLVKNRPWIRRIGTHKKISERGSY